The Candidatus Desulfarcum epimagneticum genome contains a region encoding:
- a CDS encoding putative Cell division coordinator CpoB (Evidence 3 : Putative function from multiple computational evidences) has product MNMKKKQPRPARLLFFSALAAIACLSGCKSLNQRIERIETLSLANQKENQGLKTLLNQRLADLSRADQINDDLRRKSAGTRADLAQIIERAKRLAGRMDELEHHVSNELNSQRLSLESALSRMSGLSREIGQGRDRFDLFERRTREFEKETRAALKRLKTVRAAPPPVRTTPRPSKTDAPKTGSLKTASSKSKMKDKAVYALAKKAFDKGDLEAAKKGFLDFLKNRPNSYLAGNCQFWLGEIHYREKKYEKAIVAYQNVLEKYPSSNKASSSLLKQGYAFIKLKDRPNAFLFLNEVIRRFPGSREARIAEKKLKSIQ; this is encoded by the coding sequence ATGAATATGAAAAAAAAACAACCTCGCCCGGCCAGGCTCCTGTTTTTTTCAGCGCTGGCCGCCATCGCCTGCCTTTCCGGCTGCAAGTCGCTTAATCAGCGCATCGAACGTATCGAGACGCTTTCTTTGGCCAATCAAAAAGAGAATCAGGGTCTTAAAACCCTTCTGAATCAGCGCCTCGCCGATTTGAGCCGGGCGGATCAGATCAACGACGATCTTCGGAGAAAGTCCGCCGGGACCCGGGCCGATCTGGCCCAGATCATCGAAAGGGCGAAACGGCTGGCCGGGCGCATGGATGAGCTGGAGCATCATGTCTCCAATGAGCTGAATTCCCAGAGGCTCTCCCTGGAGAGCGCGCTCAGCCGGATGTCGGGCCTGTCCCGGGAGATCGGTCAGGGCCGTGACCGCTTCGATCTTTTTGAGCGCCGGACGCGCGAATTTGAAAAAGAGACGCGCGCGGCGCTGAAGAGACTGAAGACCGTCCGCGCCGCCCCGCCGCCGGTCCGGACGACCCCCCGACCCTCTAAAACGGACGCGCCCAAAACCGGGTCTTTGAAAACGGCGTCTTCCAAGTCAAAAATGAAAGACAAGGCGGTTTACGCGCTGGCCAAAAAAGCCTTTGACAAAGGGGACCTTGAAGCGGCGAAAAAAGGTTTCCTGGATTTTTTGAAAAACCGTCCGAACTCTTACCTGGCCGGGAATTGCCAGTTCTGGCTGGGCGAGATACACTACCGGGAAAAAAAATACGAAAAAGCCATTGTGGCCTACCAGAATGTCCTTGAGAAATATCCCTCCAGCAACAAGGCGTCGTCTTCCCTTTTGAAACAGGGATACGCTTTTATCAAACTCAAGGACAGGCCCAACGCGTTTCTTTTTTTAAATGAAGTCATCCGGAGGTTTCCGGGGTCCCGGGAGGCGAGAATCGCGGAAAAGAAACTCAAAAGCATCCAATGA